In the genome of Fervidobacterium nodosum Rt17-B1, the window GGGAAAAATATAAAAGATGTTTTGAAAATTCATTATAAAGAATTTATCGAATGGCAAAATAATTTAGATTCTAAAATAGATAACGTGGAATCTCTTAAAAGTGTGCAGAAAAGAATGTATGAATTTTTGGAAGAAAAAAAGATTCAATTTCATGATAAAAATGTTATAATTGTTTCGCACGCAATTGCCTTAAGAATGTTAATAAGTAAGGTTTTAAACGTTTTTCCTCCGCACCATTTGAATTTTTCTTTAGATAATGCTTCTATATCTGGTTTAGAAGTTATGCCAAACAAAATTAGATTAAAGTTTTTAAATATAGTTCTATGATTATTTTTGTGATTAGTATAAATTTACAATCACGGAGGTGTTTACCCTGAAGGCATTACTCATAATCGTTGGTTTTTTGCTTCTTGTGTACATAGGAATTAAAATACTTCCATTGAAAATGAGATATTCTAATATTTTCTTTGTCCTTTCATTGGTTTTTCATTTGCTTGCATCTTTTTCCTTATCTTACGCTTTTTTAACTACTTCAATAGTTTTTATTGTAATATTCTTTTTAGTTATGCTCTACATGTTTGGATTGTAAGTTTTTATTGAGGCATTGATTTAAATTCTTTTAGGGAGTGACTAAAATTGCCTGGAAGTAGTGTTACCATATCTGGAGTTGAGAAGTTTTACGATGATTTTCACGTTTTAAAGAATATAAATCTTGAGATAAAGGAGAACGAATTCTTTTCCCTCCTTGGTCCATCAGGATGTGGTAAAACGACGCTTTTGAGAATAATCGCCGGTTTTGAGGATGTTGATAGTGGTGATGTACTTCTCGATGGTAAGAGTATAGTCGATATTCCACCAAATTTGAGACCTGTGAATACGATATTCCAAAGCTATGCATTATTTCCCCATTTGAATGTATACGAAAACATTGCCTTTTCTTTAAGATTAAAAAAACTTAGCGAAAATGAGATAAAGCAAAGAGTGGAATGGCTTTTAAACCTTGTAAGACTTGAAGAACATGCTAAAAAGAAACCATCTCAACTTTCCGGAGGCCAAAAGCAAAGAGTTTCGTTGGCTAGAGCTTTGGCTAACGAACCAAAAGTTTTGCTGTTAGATGAACCAGTTAGTGCACTTGATGCCAAATTAAGACAAGAACTACTTATCGAACTTGATAATCTGCACGACAAAGTTGGCATCACTTTTATATACGTAACTCATGATCAATCAGAAGCAATAAGTGTTTCAGATCATGTGGCTGTAATGAATAACGGTGTCATTGTTCAATACGGCACACCATATGAAATTTATGAAAGCCCAGCTGATCCATTTGTAGCGATGTTTATAGGTGAAAGTAATCTTATGAAAGGTATTGTAAAAAATATAATCTCAGAGAATTACGTGCTAATAGAATTTCCATCACTTGGTGAAATAATTTGCTATAGAGATAAACCGGTAAAAGAAGGAGATTCCGTACTCGTTACTTTAAGACCAGAAAAGATAAGGATAACCCACACTAAACCAACGTTGTCGGAAGATTCCTTTACGAATGTTATCCACGGAATTGTAGATGAAACGATATACATGGGATACCAAACAAAATACTTTGTTAAAACTGACAATGGCTTTATACTAAGAGTTTACAAACAACATGTAAGCTACCTTTTAGATGAAAAGATAATTCAATGGAAAGATGAAGTGTTTTTATATTGGAATCCGGATGACAGTTTCATAGTGGAGGTAGAAGAAGATTGAAAACAAGCAGGACTTTAAAAAAATTTCAGCAATATGGATATTTTTATTTTATGTGGCTTGTTTTGTTTTTTGTAATACCTGTCTTTGTAATACTCGCTTACAGTTTTTACACAAGGGATTTTCAAGGTGGTATTGTTCATAGATTCTCACTTCAAGGTTATAAAGATATATTGAATGTTAATTATTTAACAGTATTCTTTAGAACTGTTGGGATTTCTCTTATATCTTCTGCTGTTTCGATTATCTTAGCAGTACCAGTTGCTTATTACATAGCTTACAGCAAATTGAAAAATTTTCTATTACTTTTGGTTATAATACCATTTTGGACAAATTCACTTATAAGGATATACGCATGGATATTTATATTAGGAAATAACGGATTGATTAACCAAACCCTTTTAAAAATTGGCTTTATTTCAACGCCTATAAAATTCATGTACAATAATTTCGCAGTAATACTTGTTCTTGTTTACACTTATCTTCCTTTTGCTATACTTCCACTTTATTCTTCAATAGAAAGGCTCGATAAACAGATTTTTGAGGCAGCTATGGATCTTGGCTGTACAAAAAGACAAGTGTTTTTCAAAGTTTTATTGCCTAATATAAAGCAAGGTACAGTATCTGCTTTTGTCTTTGTTTTTATACCTTCACTTGGGACTTACGCTGTACCAGAATTGGTTGGAGGCAAAGATTCCAGAATGATTGGTAATGAAATAGCAAGGCAATTAACAACTGCCAAAAATTGGCCAGCCGCTGCTGCGATATCCTCTATACTTTTAGTAATAACTATAATTGCTGTGCTTTTCTTCATGTATGGAGGCGAAAAACGTGAAACCAGGTAATTTTGCTAGGTTAGTTCTTATTTTAATATTGCTTTTCTTCTATATTCCGATATTTATATTAGTTATTTTCTCATTCAACTCTTCCAAATCTCCAGAATGGACTGGATTTAGTTTAAAATGGTACTACCAATTATTCACATCTTCTAGACATATTTGGAGGACTTTTTTCAATTCGCTAATAGTAGGAATTTCAGCGAGTTTAATTTCTTCCATCATCGGTACGCTTGGAGCTATATCGATGTATCTCGGTTCGAAAAAATTCAAAAAAATTCTTTGGACAACCACTTATATACCATTTGTCATACCTGATATTATAATTGGTGTCTCACTTTTAGTATTTTTCAGCGCAATAAAGCTTCAGCTTAGTTTATTCACAATATTTTTAGCTCACGTGACGTTTTCGATTCCTTACACTATGATGATTATTTTGACAAGATTAGAAGATTTTGATAAAAGCGTTATAGAAGCTGCCTACGATCTTGGTGCAACAAGTTTTGTCGCGCTCAGAAAAGTTATAATACCCATAGCACTACCTGGTATTGTAGCTGCATTCTTTATGGCTTTTACTTTATCTATAGATGATTTCGTCATAACATTCTTTGTCGCCGGGCCAGGTTCAACGACATTACCATTACAAATCTTTTCCATGGTTAGATTTGGTATTTCCCCTGTTATAAATGCTATATCTACGTTACTTCTTGTTGGAACAATTTTTATAAGTATATTCTTAAGAAAATATGTAAGGTATATCATATAATTGATACGCAATAAGAACTTTTCATCAAATCTTAAAACAAACAAAGGAGGCAGGATGTATGGTTAATGAAGATGTCAAGCTTTACGTTGAAAGAGTAAAAAAAGCAGCTGATTACATTAAAAACAAGATTTCAGAATTGCCAGAAGTTTGTATTGTTCTTGGTTCAGGCTTACATGTTATCGC includes:
- a CDS encoding ABC transporter permease, whose translation is MKTSRTLKKFQQYGYFYFMWLVLFFVIPVFVILAYSFYTRDFQGGIVHRFSLQGYKDILNVNYLTVFFRTVGISLISSAVSIILAVPVAYYIAYSKLKNFLLLLVIIPFWTNSLIRIYAWIFILGNNGLINQTLLKIGFISTPIKFMYNNFAVILVLVYTYLPFAILPLYSSIERLDKQIFEAAMDLGCTKRQVFFKVLLPNIKQGTVSAFVFVFIPSLGTYAVPELVGGKDSRMIGNEIARQLTTAKNWPAAAAISSILLVITIIAVLFFMYGGEKRETR
- a CDS encoding histidine phosphatase family protein: MIYLIRHAVTEWNEKQLWQGVVDTDLSKKGIEQARKIGHFFKMNDIKIDIIYSSPMKRAIQTAQEIALKIGYDTENILVDERLRECEIVLWNGKNIKDVLKIHYKEFIEWQNNLDSKIDNVESLKSVQKRMYEFLEEKKIQFHDKNVIIVSHAIALRMLISKVLNVFPPHHLNFSLDNASISGLEVMPNKIRLKFLNIVL
- a CDS encoding ABC transporter ATP-binding protein — protein: MPGSSVTISGVEKFYDDFHVLKNINLEIKENEFFSLLGPSGCGKTTLLRIIAGFEDVDSGDVLLDGKSIVDIPPNLRPVNTIFQSYALFPHLNVYENIAFSLRLKKLSENEIKQRVEWLLNLVRLEEHAKKKPSQLSGGQKQRVSLARALANEPKVLLLDEPVSALDAKLRQELLIELDNLHDKVGITFIYVTHDQSEAISVSDHVAVMNNGVIVQYGTPYEIYESPADPFVAMFIGESNLMKGIVKNIISENYVLIEFPSLGEIICYRDKPVKEGDSVLVTLRPEKIRITHTKPTLSEDSFTNVIHGIVDETIYMGYQTKYFVKTDNGFILRVYKQHVSYLLDEKIIQWKDEVFLYWNPDDSFIVEVEED
- a CDS encoding ABC transporter permease, yielding MKPGNFARLVLILILLFFYIPIFILVIFSFNSSKSPEWTGFSLKWYYQLFTSSRHIWRTFFNSLIVGISASLISSIIGTLGAISMYLGSKKFKKILWTTTYIPFVIPDIIIGVSLLVFFSAIKLQLSLFTIFLAHVTFSIPYTMMIILTRLEDFDKSVIEAAYDLGATSFVALRKVIIPIALPGIVAAFFMAFTLSIDDFVITFFVAGPGSTTLPLQIFSMVRFGISPVINAISTLLLVGTIFISIFLRKYVRYII